The Ramlibacter pinisoli genome segment CGGTGTTCTCGTCCGACCATGCGCCCTTCAAGTTCGACGCGCCCGAGGGCAAGAAGCCGGGCGGCGCCGAGGTGCCGTTCCGCCACATCCCGAACGGCATCCCGGGCCTGGAGACGCGGCTGCCGCTGCTCTATTCGGAAGGTGTCCTGGGCGGCCGCATCACGCTGCAGAAATTCGTCGAGCTCACCGCCACCAACCCGGCCAAGGCCTACGGGTTGCACCCGCGCAAGGGAACCATCGCCATCGGCAGCGATGCCGACCTGGTGATCTGGGATGAGCACGAGCACGTGGTGCGCAATGCCGCCCTGCACCACGCGGTCGACTACACCCCCTATGAAGGCATGGTGCTGCAGGCCTGGCCCGCGCTGACGCTCAGCCGCGGCGAGGTGGTCTGGGACGGCCGGCAGGTGGTGGGCCGCGAAGGCCGCGGCCGCTTCCTGCCCTGCGGCCAGCCCACCCTGCTGCCCAAGCGCTGACAACCGGAGGACGAAATGCGCCTACTGGTCATCAACCCCAACATCTCGGACGACGTCACGGCGCTGATCCGCGCCGAGGCGCAGCGCAGCGCCAGCCCGGGCACGGAACTGACGGTGCTCACGGCGCCATTCGGCGTCGCCTACATCGAGACCCGCATGGAAGCCATCGTCGGCGCCTACGCCACGCTGCAGCTGGCCGCCGAGCATGCCGAGGGCCACGACGCCGTGGTGGTGGCGGCCTTCGGCGACGCCGGCGCCGACGGCATCCGCGAGCTGCTGCCGATCCCGGTGGTGGGCATGACGCAGGCCGCCCTGGCCAGCGCCCACCTGCTGGGCCGGCGCTTCTCCATCGTGGCCATCTCGCGCCGCATCGCTGCCTGGTACCGCGAGACCGTGCACGCCTACGGCTTCACCGACCGCATGGCCAGCCTGCGCTTCCTCGACCGGCCGCTGTCGGGCCCGGGCTCCGTGCAGCAGGAGCACCGCGACCGCCTGCTCGAGCTGTGCGACGCCTGCGTGCGCGAGGACGGCGCCGAGGTCATCGTGCTGGCCGGCGCGCCGCTGGCCGGCCTGGCGCGCAGCGTCGCCGGGCAGATCGCCGTGCCGGTGGTCGACGGCGTCAGCAGCGCCATCCGCCACGCCGAGTCGCTCGTCGCGCTGCAGCCGGGCGCCGCCACCGCCGGCAGCTACGCGATGCCGCCTGCCAAGCCCCACCGCGGCCTGCCGCCCGCCCTGGCGCGCCGCCTCGACGCGCCGCGCTGACCCCCGAACCCTTCCCAGGAGCCCCGCCCATGACCCGTCCCGTCCCCTCCCTGCGCCGCCTGGCGCTCGCCTGCGCCCTGGCGCTCGCCGCGCCGCTGCCGGCGCTGGCCCAGCAGAAGCTGCAGATCGCCGGCAATTTCGCCGGCGAACATCCCAGCAGCGTCGCGGTCGAGCAGGTGTTCCGCAAGGAGGTCGCGCGGCTCACCAACAACCAGCTGCAGGTCGATGTCTTCCCGGCCATGCAGCTGGGCGGCGCCAAGGAGAACGTCGACGCCGTGCGCTCCGGCACCCTGGCCATCACCTGGGTCGGCGCGGCATTCCTGTCCCGCATCGTCCCCGAGCTGGAGGCGGTCAGCCTGCCGTTCGTCTTCGCCAACCGCGAGGCCGCCTTCCGCGTCATCGACGGGCCGGTCGGCGCCGCGATCGACAGGAAGCTGCAGGACAAGGGATTCACCAGTCTCGGCTGGATGGAGCTGGGCATGCGCCACGTCACCAACAGCAAGGGGCCGGTCAAGTCCATGGCCGACCTCAAGGGCCTGAAGGTCCGGCTGCAGCCCAACGAGACCCACCTGGCCACTTTCCGCGCGTTGGGTGCCAATCCGGTTGCGATGGACGTCAAGGAGCTGTACTCGGCTCTCGAGCAGCGGGTGGTGGACGGCCAGGAGAACCCCTACACGGTCATCGCCGCCGGCCGCTACAGCGAGGTGCAGAAGCAGCTGTCGAACACCGGCCATTTCTTCGACTTCATCGCCGTCGTCGCCAGCAAGAAGGCCTTCGAGCAGCTCAAGCCCGAGCAGCAGAAGGCGGTGCGCGAGGCCATGACCACGACCATCGCCTTCCAGCGCAAGCTGGCCGCCGAGGAAGAGGGCAAGCGACTCGCCGAGCTGAAGGGCAGGATGACGTTCACCGAGCTCACGCCGGCCGCACGCGACGAGATGCGCAAGGCGACGCTGCCGGTGGTCGAGGACGTCAAGAAGCGCGCCGGCGCCGACCTGGTCAACCAGGTCCTAGCCGAGGCCGCCAAGCACTGACCGGCACCGGGCACGACCATGGACCAGGCACTCCCCCTCGCAACCTCCCACCCGCCGGCCTGGCCGCTGCGCCTGCTCGGCCTGGCCGACCGGGCCGTCACCGGCCTTGTGCTTGCGGCCATGGCCGCCATGGTCGTCGTCGTCTCGGCCCAGGTGGCCCTGCGCTATGGCCTGAACCGCTCGCTCGACTGGGCCGATGAGATCGGCCGCCTGGGCTTCGTCTGGTCGGTCTTCCTCGCCATCCCGCTGGGCGTGCGCGAGGGCTCGCACATCGGCATCGACCTGCTGGTGGACAAGCTCCCGGCGGCGGCCGGCGCGCAGCTGCGCCGCGCCGGCGCCCTGCTGGCGACGGTGCTGATGGCGCTGATCGCCTGGGCGGCGGTGCGCGTCTCCCTCGAGCAGTGGGACGAGCTGATGTCCACGGTCGACCTGAGCGTCGGCTGGTTCATCGTGCCGGTGGCCATCGGCGCCGCGCTGTCCGCCCTGCACCTGCTGCGCATCGCCGTCCAGGGCCCGCCTGCCGCCCGCACCGGGAGCGCCGAATGAGCCTGGCCGTCGTTCTGGGATTCATGGCGCTGGCGATGCTGGGCCTGCCGATCGCCTTCTCGATGGGCGTTGCAGCGCTCGGCGCCCTGTGGGCGACCGGCGTCGATTTCTCGATGGTGCCCACCCGCATGATGCATGCGGTCAACTCGTTCCCCCTGATGTCCATCCCGTTCTTCATGCTCGCCGGCGAGCTGATGATCAAGGCCGGCATCGTGGAGCGGCTGATCGCCCTGGCCAATACGATGGTGGGCCGCGTGCGCGGCGGCCTGGCACACGTCACCATGCTGGCCGGCGCCGGACTGGCCACCGTGTCGGGCGCGGCCGTGT includes the following:
- a CDS encoding aspartate/glutamate racemase family protein; this translates as MRLLVINPNISDDVTALIRAEAQRSASPGTELTVLTAPFGVAYIETRMEAIVGAYATLQLAAEHAEGHDAVVVAAFGDAGADGIRELLPIPVVGMTQAALASAHLLGRRFSIVAISRRIAAWYRETVHAYGFTDRMASLRFLDRPLSGPGSVQQEHRDRLLELCDACVREDGAEVIVLAGAPLAGLARSVAGQIAVPVVDGVSSAIRHAESLVALQPGAATAGSYAMPPAKPHRGLPPALARRLDAPR
- a CDS encoding TRAP transporter substrate-binding protein, whose product is MTRPVPSLRRLALACALALAAPLPALAQQKLQIAGNFAGEHPSSVAVEQVFRKEVARLTNNQLQVDVFPAMQLGGAKENVDAVRSGTLAITWVGAAFLSRIVPELEAVSLPFVFANREAAFRVIDGPVGAAIDRKLQDKGFTSLGWMELGMRHVTNSKGPVKSMADLKGLKVRLQPNETHLATFRALGANPVAMDVKELYSALEQRVVDGQENPYTVIAAGRYSEVQKQLSNTGHFFDFIAVVASKKAFEQLKPEQQKAVREAMTTTIAFQRKLAAEEEGKRLAELKGRMTFTELTPAARDEMRKATLPVVEDVKKRAGADLVNQVLAEAAKH
- a CDS encoding TRAP transporter small permease — encoded protein: MDQALPLATSHPPAWPLRLLGLADRAVTGLVLAAMAAMVVVVSAQVALRYGLNRSLDWADEIGRLGFVWSVFLAIPLGVREGSHIGIDLLVDKLPAAAGAQLRRAGALLATVLMALIAWAAVRVSLEQWDELMSTVDLSVGWFIVPVAIGAALSALHLLRIAVQGPPAARTGSAE